A stretch of Pseudomonas sp. LRP2-20 DNA encodes these proteins:
- a CDS encoding propionyl-CoA synthetase produces MTYQHSYAQSIADPAAFWAEQAESLAWYRKPSLTLQNNPDGTHRWFADGQLNSCYLALDRQIELGRGEQLALIYDSPVTGAQQAFTYNQLRDEVARLAGLLRQLGVGKGDGVIIYMPMVPQAAMAMLACARIGAVHSVVFGGFAANELALRIDDARPTLLLTASCGLEFDRVIEYKPLVDRALQAARHQPRQVLVLQRPQARAQLQPGRDLDWQQALADAEPVAPVALEAGDPLYIMYTSGTTGKPKGIVRENGGNAVALCYAMRHIYGMQAGDVWWGISDVGWVVGHSLIVYGPLMSGCTTVFYEGKPIRTPDASAYWRVVEQYQVNALFCAPTAMRAIRKEDPDGELIRKHDLSSLRQLFLAGEKLDSSTHQWLERVTGKPVHDHWWQTETGWPVTAPCVGLAGSAARPGSSNRAVPGYHVRVLDDDGHLLGPDQQGAIVIALPLPPGCSQTLWGDHERYLQAYLQTYPGYYHTGDGGYLDEEGFVYIMGRTDDVINVSGHRLSTGEMEDLVARHPAVAECAVIGVHDEIKGQVPLALVVLKDGEGIAEAQLLVDLVGSVREEIGALACFNRVRLVKRLPKTRSGKILRAVLRKIADGQAYVPPSTLDDPAVLGEIEAVLADLPRAG; encoded by the coding sequence ATGACCTACCAGCACAGCTATGCCCAATCCATTGCCGACCCTGCTGCCTTCTGGGCCGAACAGGCCGAATCCCTGGCCTGGTACCGCAAGCCTTCCCTGACCCTGCAGAATAACCCCGACGGCACCCACCGCTGGTTCGCCGACGGCCAGTTGAACAGCTGTTACCTGGCCCTTGATCGGCAGATCGAACTGGGCCGTGGCGAGCAACTGGCGCTGATCTACGACTCGCCAGTGACCGGTGCCCAACAGGCATTCACCTACAACCAGCTGCGCGACGAAGTGGCACGCCTGGCTGGCCTGCTGCGGCAACTGGGTGTGGGCAAGGGCGACGGGGTGATCATCTACATGCCGATGGTGCCCCAGGCGGCCATGGCCATGCTCGCCTGCGCGCGGATCGGTGCGGTGCATTCGGTGGTGTTCGGCGGCTTTGCCGCCAACGAACTGGCGCTGCGCATCGACGATGCCCGGCCGACGCTGTTGCTCACTGCGTCCTGCGGCCTGGAGTTCGACCGGGTGATCGAGTACAAGCCGCTGGTCGACCGCGCCCTGCAGGCGGCCCGCCATCAACCTCGCCAGGTGCTGGTGCTGCAAAGGCCCCAGGCCCGCGCGCAGCTGCAGCCAGGCCGTGACCTGGACTGGCAGCAGGCCTTGGCCGATGCCGAACCGGTGGCACCCGTGGCGCTGGAGGCCGGCGACCCGCTGTACATCATGTACACCTCCGGTACCACCGGCAAACCCAAGGGCATCGTCCGTGAAAATGGTGGCAACGCCGTCGCGCTTTGTTATGCGATGCGTCATATCTACGGTATGCAGGCTGGCGATGTGTGGTGGGGCATTTCCGATGTCGGCTGGGTGGTCGGCCATTCGCTGATCGTCTACGGGCCACTGATGAGCGGGTGCACCACGGTGTTCTATGAGGGCAAGCCGATCCGCACGCCGGACGCCTCGGCGTACTGGCGGGTGGTCGAGCAGTACCAGGTCAACGCCTTGTTCTGCGCGCCGACCGCGATGCGTGCGATCCGCAAGGAAGACCCGGACGGCGAGCTGATCCGCAAGCATGACCTGAGCTCGCTGCGCCAGCTGTTCCTGGCCGGGGAAAAGCTCGATTCCAGCACCCATCAGTGGTTGGAGCGGGTGACTGGCAAACCGGTGCACGACCATTGGTGGCAGACCGAAACCGGCTGGCCGGTGACCGCGCCATGTGTGGGGCTGGCGGGCAGTGCGGCGCGGCCAGGTTCGAGCAACCGCGCGGTGCCGGGTTATCACGTGCGCGTGCTGGATGATGACGGGCATCTGCTCGGTCCTGACCAGCAAGGCGCCATCGTCATCGCCCTGCCGCTGCCGCCAGGCTGCAGCCAGACCTTGTGGGGCGACCATGAACGCTACCTGCAGGCCTACCTGCAGACTTACCCGGGCTATTACCACACCGGTGACGGCGGCTACCTGGATGAAGAGGGCTTCGTCTACATCATGGGCCGCACCGATGACGTGATAAATGTCTCCGGGCACCGCCTGTCCACGGGCGAGATGGAAGACCTGGTCGCACGCCACCCGGCGGTGGCCGAGTGCGCGGTGATTGGTGTGCATGACGAGATCAAGGGCCAGGTGCCGCTGGCGCTGGTGGTGCTCAAGGATGGCGAGGGTATCGCCGAGGCGCAGTTGCTGGTGGACCTGGTGGGCAGTGTGCGTGAGGAGATCGGCGCGCTGGCGTGCTTCAACCGGGTGCGCTTGGTAAAGCGGCTGCCCAAGACACGGTCGGGGAAAATCCTGCGGGCGGTGCTGCGCAAGATTGCCGACGGGCAGGCTTATGTGCCGCCTTCGACCCTGGATGACCCAGCGGTGCTGGGGGAAATCGAGGCGGTGCTGGCGGACCTGCCCAGGGCTGGCTGA